From the genome of Streptococcus lutetiensis, one region includes:
- a CDS encoding nitroreductase family protein, protein MKFLELNKKRHAVKTFNSKPVEYKDLRTAIEIAILAPSANNIQPWKFVIVEDKKAELAKDLPSLNKKQVEEAQYVVALFTDTDLVQRSRKIARIGVKSLDNSKLGYYMETLPARYAEYDDKSKGEYLALNAGLVAMNLVLALTDQDISSNILLGFDKSLTNDILDIDKRFRPELLITVGYSDDKSEPSYRLPVDEIIERR, encoded by the coding sequence ATGAAGTTTCTAGAATTGAACAAAAAGCGCCATGCCGTTAAAACATTCAATAGTAAACCTGTAGAATATAAAGATTTACGCACTGCAATTGAAATTGCTATTTTAGCACCTAGTGCTAACAATATTCAACCATGGAAATTTGTCATCGTCGAAGATAAAAAAGCGGAACTTGCTAAAGATCTTCCAAGTTTGAACAAAAAACAAGTTGAAGAAGCTCAATATGTTGTGGCACTCTTTACAGATACTGATTTAGTGCAACGCTCTCGTAAGATCGCTCGTATTGGGGTTAAATCATTGGATAATTCAAAACTTGGTTACTATATGGAAACATTGCCTGCTAGATATGCAGAATACGACGACAAGAGTAAAGGTGAATATCTTGCTTTAAACGCAGGACTTGTTGCAATGAACCTTGTGCTAGCTTTGACTGATCAAGATATTTCATCAAATATTCTTCTTGGATTTGACAAGTCTTTGACAAATGATATTCTAGATATTGATAAACGTTTTCGTCCAGAGCTCTTGATTACTGTTGGCTACAGTGATGATAAATCTGAACCAAGTTATCGTTTACCAGTCGACGAAATCATTGAGCGCCGCTAA
- a CDS encoding chloride channel protein: MLILTALIAGLGGILLHEFLDLIEYLVFGHGETSTTQAVSSKQFILIVLAGIISAILWCFLQRKNRQIISVKSQMKAENPASRIPKLWIHLTNIFLQVASVGAGSPIGKEGAPRELGALGAGRVSDYLKLTLQDRKLAIACGASAGLAAVYQVPVASIFFAFETLGLGISVLNLISVSVTTILASIVAGVVISDAPLYETAQVTLDVKTTLLAMFLVVLISPIAQLFRRLTQKAQAQKTTDHTILWRLPLTFLLLASLSLIFPEILGNGGALAQGVFDGMTVQYAAVIVVVKAFVVLLTLKNGAYGGTLTPSFSMGAVLGFLGAVLCSQIFPTISLASAMLIGSSVFLAITMNAPLTAVGLVVSFTGQKLQALPVLLIAVALAIVIKKIIEYIERKIYVNPYRSQTRRNRR; encoded by the coding sequence GTGCTGATTTTAACAGCTTTGATAGCTGGTTTAGGTGGCATCTTACTTCATGAATTTTTAGACTTAATTGAGTACCTGGTTTTTGGTCACGGCGAGACATCGACCACTCAAGCAGTTTCGTCCAAGCAGTTCATTTTGATTGTCCTTGCAGGGATTATCTCAGCGATTCTCTGGTGTTTTTTACAACGAAAAAATCGTCAGATTATTTCTGTCAAATCTCAGATGAAAGCTGAAAATCCAGCATCGAGAATACCAAAACTTTGGATTCACTTGACCAATATTTTCTTGCAAGTGGCCTCTGTTGGTGCAGGCTCACCAATCGGAAAAGAAGGAGCGCCTCGCGAACTTGGTGCCTTGGGAGCTGGACGTGTATCTGACTACTTGAAACTAACCTTACAAGATAGAAAGCTCGCAATTGCTTGTGGGGCTTCGGCTGGTCTAGCGGCAGTTTATCAAGTACCAGTTGCCAGTATCTTTTTCGCCTTTGAAACGCTTGGGTTGGGAATTTCAGTTCTTAATCTGATTTCCGTCTCAGTAACGACGATTTTAGCAAGCATCGTAGCAGGAGTGGTCATCTCAGATGCGCCACTTTATGAGACTGCTCAAGTAACGCTGGATGTAAAGACTACTCTTTTAGCAATGTTTCTTGTGGTTCTCATCTCACCAATAGCACAGCTATTTCGCAGACTTACCCAAAAAGCACAAGCCCAAAAAACGACTGACCACACCATTTTATGGCGCTTACCACTGACTTTTCTACTATTAGCTAGTTTATCGCTTATTTTTCCTGAGATTTTGGGAAATGGCGGAGCTTTGGCGCAAGGTGTATTTGATGGTATGACTGTTCAGTATGCTGCTGTGATTGTTGTCGTTAAGGCGTTTGTGGTCTTGCTGACGCTAAAAAATGGCGCATACGGTGGAACCTTGACTCCCTCATTTTCAATGGGAGCAGTTCTGGGATTTCTTGGTGCTGTGCTTTGTAGCCAAATCTTTCCAACTATTTCACTAGCCTCAGCTATGCTCATCGGCTCAAGTGTATTCTTAGCAATCACAATGAATGCACCGCTGACAGCAGTAGGCTTAGTTGTCTCATTTACAGGACAAAAGCTTCAAGCCCTGCCAGTCTTATTAATCGCAGTAGCGCTAGCTATTGTCATCAAAAAAATTATTGAATATATTGAAAGGAAAATTTATGTCAATCCATATCGAAGCCAAACAAGGCGAAATCGCAGATAA
- a CDS encoding uracil-DNA glycosylase family protein, with the protein MDSLEQLVADIMADEQNASYTEQGIKPLFTVPKNARINIVGQAPGIRAQESGLYWNDPSGDNLRKWLGVDRETFYNSGLFAVVPMDYYFPGKGKSGDLAPRKGFADKWHKRTLALAPNIELHILVGSYAQRYYLHQKSSAKLTDTVKHYKDYLPEFFPLVHPSPRNNIWQCKNPWFEEEVIPDLQKRVKAILEK; encoded by the coding sequence ATGGATAGCCTTGAACAATTAGTGGCTGATATTATGGCTGATGAGCAAAATGCTTCATACACCGAGCAAGGTATTAAGCCACTTTTTACTGTTCCAAAAAATGCTCGTATCAATATTGTTGGCCAAGCTCCAGGTATTCGAGCGCAAGAATCGGGACTTTATTGGAATGACCCGAGTGGGGATAATTTACGAAAATGGTTAGGCGTTGACCGTGAGACATTTTATAACTCTGGACTTTTTGCGGTGGTACCCATGGATTATTATTTCCCAGGTAAGGGAAAATCAGGTGATTTAGCGCCTCGAAAAGGTTTTGCGGATAAATGGCATAAGCGCACCCTAGCTTTAGCACCCAATATAGAGTTACATATTTTAGTTGGTTCTTATGCGCAGCGTTATTATCTTCATCAAAAATCCTCAGCTAAGCTTACGGATACCGTCAAACACTATAAAGACTATTTGCCAGAATTTTTCCCATTGGTGCACCCATCGCCACGAAATAACATTTGGCAGTGCAAGAATCCATGGTTTGAAGAAGAAGTCATCCCAGACCTTCAAAAGCGTGTCAAAGCTATTTTAGAAAAATAG
- a CDS encoding AbiH family protein produces MVENILILGNGFDLAMERKTSYGDFLRFLNSLSFLLSCQEVCNQQLDAKNYDFLLKEYNNLNIASLTKEELQEQIKRKNMQIKKKVDSLQRKNSFQEAENLVKLLVSTSEEDDAISCFDNLNFQEEFKFYEKLPDKVKLGLLLECLSNFCKNEQLGTFFEENRNNESAKGLVRSIIITGDELLEVRSVCEKKDDIESKYLLDVDIIDDLIQKTGKEYKWLLKIRDNLFLKYINENKYKIGEKWSSIELVISDIAEAISYFKEHLEEFSQIFSNGDIDLTKIQEKFITKPNFDALSFVTNYQLGQRFDYGSMGFQKVMDVCNKNFIQALEELTDYLEFYLTYLDKLDFEKQKIEKKRSNLDAIEGLEKAKVLTFNYTDTANKLFNIPEENTHFIHGRIDFARKQKLINTMVFGIEDKEEKTENINPDLISYQKFYQRIIKETGSDYRKFFEKPKNSGETVDDMNIIVFGHSVDPLDKEIFINCFDLAQKRGGKYKFIFNYYDEKAKREIVKNLTIILGKERMISLTAEQKVAFVKCDDVQRMERELL; encoded by the coding sequence GTGGTAGAAAATATTTTAATACTAGGGAATGGCTTTGATTTAGCGATGGAACGAAAAACCAGTTATGGAGACTTTTTAAGATTTTTGAATTCATTATCTTTTTTACTTTCTTGTCAAGAAGTTTGCAATCAGCAGCTGGATGCTAAAAACTATGATTTTCTTCTAAAAGAGTATAATAACCTCAATATTGCAAGTTTGACAAAAGAAGAATTGCAGGAACAGATTAAACGTAAAAATATGCAAATTAAGAAGAAAGTTGATTCGCTGCAACGTAAAAATAGTTTTCAAGAAGCAGAAAATCTTGTAAAGCTTCTTGTTAGCACTAGTGAAGAAGATGATGCTATTAGCTGTTTTGATAACTTAAACTTTCAGGAAGAGTTTAAGTTTTATGAAAAATTACCTGATAAAGTTAAATTAGGGTTACTGTTAGAGTGTTTATCAAATTTCTGTAAAAATGAGCAATTAGGAACTTTTTTCGAAGAAAATAGAAATAATGAATCAGCTAAAGGTTTAGTTCGGAGTATTATCATTACGGGTGATGAGTTATTAGAAGTAAGAAGTGTCTGTGAGAAGAAAGATGATATTGAATCAAAGTACCTTCTAGATGTTGATATTATTGACGATTTGATTCAAAAGACAGGTAAAGAATATAAGTGGCTATTGAAAATTCGTGACAACCTTTTTTTGAAATATATAAATGAAAATAAATATAAAATTGGTGAAAAATGGTCAAGTATCGAGCTTGTAATTTCTGATATTGCAGAAGCAATCTCATATTTTAAAGAACATTTGGAAGAATTTAGTCAAATCTTTAGCAATGGTGATATAGATTTGACTAAAATACAAGAGAAATTTATCACTAAGCCAAACTTTGATGCATTGTCATTTGTGACAAATTATCAACTTGGGCAAAGATTTGATTATGGGAGTATGGGTTTTCAAAAAGTTATGGATGTGTGTAATAAAAACTTTATTCAAGCACTGGAAGAGTTGACTGATTATCTAGAGTTTTACTTAACTTATCTTGATAAATTAGATTTTGAGAAACAAAAAATAGAGAAAAAAAGAAGTAATCTAGATGCTATTGAGGGGCTTGAAAAAGCAAAAGTGTTAACGTTCAACTACACAGATACTGCAAATAAATTATTTAATATTCCTGAAGAAAATACTCATTTTATTCATGGAAGAATTGATTTTGCTCGTAAGCAAAAATTGATTAATACTATGGTTTTTGGTATTGAGGATAAAGAGGAGAAAACTGAAAATATTAACCCTGATTTAATTTCCTATCAAAAATTTTATCAAAGAATAATAAAAGAGACAGGAAGTGACTATAGAAAATTCTTTGAAAAACCTAAAAATTCAGGTGAAACTGTTGATGATATGAATATTATTGTTTTTGGACACTCGGTCGACCCTTTAGATAAGGAAATCTTTATTAACTGTTTTGATTTAGCCCAAAAAAGAGGCGGAAAGTATAAGTTTATATTTAACTATTATGATGAAAAAGCTAAAAGAGAGATTGTTAAGAATTTAACTATAATTTTAGGAAAAGAAAGAATGATATCATTAACAGCTGAACAAAAAGTTGCATTTGTAAAATGTGATGATGTCCAAAGAATGGAAAGAGAACTTTTGTAG
- a CDS encoding phosphopentomutase, translating to MSTFNRIHLVVLDSVGIGAAPDANNFVNAGVPDGASDTLGHISKTVGLNVPNMAKVGLGNIPRETPLKTVPAEAQPTGYATKLEEVSLGKDTMTGHWEIMGLNITEPFDTFLGGFPEEILTKIEEFSGRKVIREANKPYSGTAVIDDFGPHQMETGELIIYTSADPVLQIAAHEDVIPVEELYKICEYARSITLERPALLGRIIARPYVGEPGNFTRTANRRDYALSPFGPTVLNKLADAGIPTYGVGKINDIFNGSGITNDMGHNKSNMHGVDTLLKTMQLPEFTKGLSFTNLVDFDAMYGHRRNAQGYRDCLEDFDKRVPEILESMKEDDLLLITADHGNDPTYTGTDHTREYVPLLAYSPAFKGNGVLPVGHFADISATIAENFGVEKAMIGESFLDKLV from the coding sequence ATGTCAACTTTTAATCGTATTCACCTTGTCGTACTTGATTCAGTCGGAATTGGTGCAGCACCAGATGCCAATAACTTTGTCAATGCTGGTGTGCCAGACGGTGCATCAGATACACTTGGTCACATTTCAAAAACTGTAGGACTTAATGTTCCAAACATGGCTAAAGTTGGTCTTGGAAATATTCCTCGTGAAACTCCTCTAAAAACAGTTCCAGCTGAAGCTCAACCAACAGGTTATGCAACTAAACTTGAAGAAGTTTCTCTTGGTAAAGACACAATGACTGGTCACTGGGAAATCATGGGTCTTAACATTACAGAACCATTTGATACATTCCTTGGTGGATTTCCAGAAGAAATTTTAACTAAAATCGAAGAATTTTCAGGACGTAAAGTCATTCGTGAAGCTAACAAACCTTACTCAGGTACAGCAGTTATCGATGACTTTGGTCCACATCAAATGGAAACTGGCGAGTTAATCATCTACACATCAGCTGACCCAGTACTTCAAATCGCTGCTCACGAAGATGTCATCCCAGTAGAAGAGCTTTACAAAATCTGTGAATACGCTCGTTCAATCACACTAGAACGTCCAGCTCTTCTTGGTCGTATCATTGCACGTCCATACGTTGGTGAGCCTGGTAACTTCACACGTACAGCAAACCGTCGTGACTATGCCTTGTCACCATTTGGTCCAACAGTTTTGAATAAATTGGCTGACGCTGGTATTCCAACATACGGTGTTGGTAAAATCAATGATATCTTCAACGGTTCAGGTATTACAAATGACATGGGACACAACAAATCAAACATGCACGGTGTTGACACTCTTCTTAAAACAATGCAATTGCCTGAATTCACAAAAGGCTTGTCATTTACAAACTTAGTTGACTTTGATGCCATGTACGGTCACCGTCGTAATGCTCAAGGTTACCGTGATTGCCTTGAAGATTTCGACAAACGTGTGCCTGAAATCTTGGAAAGCATGAAAGAAGATGACCTTCTTCTAATCACTGCTGACCACGGTAATGACCCAACTTACACTGGTACAGACCACACTCGTGAATACGTTCCATTATTGGCATACAGCCCAGCATTTAAAGGAAACGGTGTCTTGCCAGTTGGTCATTTTGCAGATATCTCAGCAACAATTGCTGAAAACTTTGGTGTTGAAAAAGCAATGATTGGTGAATCATTCTTAGATAAATTAGTATAA
- a CDS encoding purine-nucleoside phosphorylase, with amino-acid sequence MSTIIEKIEEARQFLVSQACDAPEFGLILGSGLGELAEEIENAVVIPYEKIPNWGKSTVAGHAGQLVYGDLGGHKVLALQGRFHFYEGNPMELVTFPVRVMKALGCKGLIVTNAAGGIGFGPGTLMAISDHINMTGQNPLIGANLDDFGPRFPDMSDAYTAEYRAIAHKVAEKIGIKLDEGVYLGVSGPCYETPAEIRAFQTLGADAVGMSTVPEVIVAAHSGLKVLGISAITNHAAGFQSSLNHEEVVAVTQQIKEDFKTLVKSVLAEL; translated from the coding sequence ATGTCTACAATTATTGAAAAAATTGAAGAAGCACGTCAGTTTTTAGTGTCACAAGCGTGTGACGCCCCAGAATTTGGACTTATTCTTGGTTCAGGTCTTGGTGAATTGGCTGAAGAAATCGAAAATGCTGTTGTTATTCCTTACGAAAAAATCCCAAACTGGGGTAAATCAACAGTAGCAGGTCACGCAGGCCAATTGGTTTATGGTGACCTTGGTGGTCACAAAGTTCTTGCTCTTCAAGGACGTTTCCATTTTTACGAAGGAAATCCAATGGAATTGGTGACTTTCCCAGTGCGCGTGATGAAAGCTCTTGGTTGTAAAGGTCTTATCGTAACAAATGCTGCTGGTGGTATCGGCTTTGGTCCTGGTACATTGATGGCAATTTCTGACCACATCAACATGACTGGTCAAAATCCATTGATTGGTGCTAACCTTGATGACTTCGGACCTCGTTTCCCAGATATGTCAGATGCTTACACTGCTGAATACCGAGCAATCGCTCACAAAGTTGCTGAAAAAATCGGTATTAAACTTGACGAAGGTGTTTACCTTGGTGTGTCAGGTCCATGTTACGAAACACCTGCTGAAATTCGTGCCTTCCAAACTCTTGGTGCGGATGCTGTAGGTATGTCAACTGTTCCAGAAGTTATCGTTGCCGCTCACTCAGGCTTGAAAGTTCTTGGAATCTCAGCTATTACAAACCATGCTGCAGGTTTCCAAAGCTCACTTAACCACGAAGAAGTTGTTGCTGTTACACAACAAATTAAAGAAGACTTCAAAACACTTGTCAAATCAGTTTTGGCAGAACTATAA
- the rpiA gene encoding ribose-5-phosphate isomerase RpiA, translated as MEKLKKMAGVTAAQYVKDGMVVGLGTGSTAYFFVEEIGRRMKEEGLKVVGVTTSSQTTAQAEGLGIPLKAVDDIDDIDVTVDGADEVDKNFNGIKGGGGALLMEKIVATPSKEYIWVVDESKMVDTLGAFKLPVEVVQYGADRIFREFEKKGYKPSYRMSDGERFVTDMKNYIIDLDLGVIENPVEFGKELKAMVGVVEHGLFNGMVNKVIVAGKDGVKILEAK; from the coding sequence ATGGAAAAACTTAAAAAAATGGCTGGTGTTACAGCTGCTCAGTATGTGAAAGACGGCATGGTTGTTGGACTTGGAACTGGTTCAACAGCATATTTCTTCGTTGAAGAAATCGGTCGTCGTATGAAAGAAGAAGGTCTTAAAGTTGTCGGTGTGACAACTTCAAGCCAAACAACAGCTCAAGCAGAAGGTCTTGGTATTCCTTTGAAAGCCGTTGATGATATCGATGATATCGATGTAACTGTCGACGGTGCTGATGAAGTGGATAAAAACTTCAACGGCATCAAAGGTGGCGGCGGTGCTCTTCTTATGGAAAAAATCGTTGCTACACCAAGCAAAGAATACATCTGGGTTGTTGACGAATCTAAAATGGTCGACACACTCGGTGCTTTCAAATTGCCTGTAGAAGTCGTACAATATGGTGCTGACCGCATTTTCCGTGAATTTGAGAAAAAAGGTTACAAACCATCATACCGTATGTCGGATGGCGAACGCTTTGTGACTGATATGAAAAACTACATCATTGACCTTGACCTTGGCGTGATTGAAAATCCAGTTGAATTTGGTAAAGAATTGAAAGCTATGGTTGGTGTCGTTGAGCACGGTCTTTTCAACGGTATGGTTAACAAAGTTATCGTTGCTGGCAAAGACGGCGTTAAAATTTTAGAAGCTAAATAA
- the mnmE gene encoding tRNA uridine-5-carboxymethylaminomethyl(34) synthesis GTPase MnmE has product MITKEFDTIAAISTPLGEGAIGIVRLSGTDALAIAQKVYRGKDLSKVASHTINYGHIVDPDNDEILDEVMVSVMLAPKTFTRENVIEINTHGGVAVTNEILQLLLRQGARLAEPGEFTKRAFLNGRVDLTQAEAVMDIIRAKTDKAMNIAVKQLDGSLSKLINDTRQEILNTLAQVEVNIDYPEYDDVEEMTTALIREKTQEFQSLLENLLATAKRGKILREGLSTAIIGRPNVGKSSLLNNLLREDKAIVTDIEGTTRDVIEEYVNIKGVPLKLVDTAGIRETDDVVEKIGVERSKKALEEADLVLLVLNSSEVLTDQDRALLELSKDSNRIILLNKTDLPEKIEADELPDDVIRISVLNNQNIDLIEERINQLFFDNAGIVEKDATYLSNARHISLIEKAVQSLQAINEGLELGMPVDLLQIDLTRCWEILGEVTGDAAPDELITKLFTQFCLGK; this is encoded by the coding sequence ATGATTACAAAAGAATTCGACACAATTGCTGCGATTTCAACACCTCTAGGGGAAGGGGCTATCGGAATTGTCCGACTTTCTGGGACTGACGCGCTAGCTATTGCTCAAAAAGTTTATCGTGGTAAAGATTTGTCAAAAGTTGCCTCACATACGATTAATTACGGGCATATTGTTGATCCTGATAATGATGAAATTCTCGATGAGGTTATGGTCTCTGTCATGTTGGCACCAAAAACGTTCACACGTGAAAATGTCATTGAGATTAATACGCACGGTGGGGTTGCCGTTACTAACGAAATCTTGCAACTCCTTCTTCGTCAAGGTGCTCGTCTGGCTGAACCTGGTGAATTTACCAAACGTGCTTTTTTGAATGGTCGTGTGGACTTGACTCAAGCGGAAGCCGTTATGGATATCATCCGTGCTAAGACTGACAAAGCTATGAATATTGCTGTCAAACAGCTAGATGGTTCACTTTCAAAACTTATCAATGATACCCGTCAAGAAATTCTAAATACCCTTGCTCAAGTTGAGGTAAACATCGATTACCCTGAGTACGACGACGTGGAAGAAATGACAACAGCTCTTATTCGTGAAAAAACACAAGAATTCCAAAGCCTTTTAGAAAATCTCTTGGCTACTGCAAAACGTGGTAAAATCCTTCGCGAAGGTTTGTCAACTGCTATCATCGGTCGTCCAAACGTTGGGAAATCAAGTCTTTTGAACAATCTGCTCCGTGAAGACAAAGCCATTGTTACTGACATCGAAGGAACAACCCGTGACGTGATTGAAGAATACGTCAACATCAAAGGTGTGCCTTTGAAATTGGTTGATACCGCTGGTATTCGTGAAACAGATGACGTGGTTGAAAAAATCGGTGTGGAACGTTCTAAAAAAGCTCTTGAGGAAGCTGATTTGGTCCTTCTTGTCCTTAACAGCTCTGAAGTGCTAACTGACCAAGACCGTGCTCTTCTTGAACTCAGTAAGGATAGCAACCGCATTATCTTGCTTAATAAAACTGATTTACCTGAAAAAATTGAAGCTGATGAATTGCCTGATGATGTGATTCGCATTTCAGTTCTTAACAATCAAAACATTGATTTGATTGAAGAACGTATCAACCAACTCTTCTTTGACAACGCTGGTATCGTTGAAAAAGATGCAACATACCTTTCAAACGCTCGCCATATTTCATTGATTGAAAAAGCGGTGCAAAGTTTGCAAGCCATCAATGAAGGGCTTGAACTAGGAATGCCTGTTGATCTTCTTCAAATTGATTTAACACGTTGCTGGGAAATTCTCGGTGAAGTCACAGGTGATGCAGCACCTGATGAATTAATCACAAAACTCTTCACACAATTCTGTCTTGGGAAATAA
- the pepV gene encoding dipeptidase PepV has translation MTVDFKAEVEKRKDAMMEDLFALLRINSERDDSKADKEHPFGPGPAKALEHFLAMAERDGYKTRNIDNYAGDFEFGEGDEVLGIFAHLDVVPAGSGWDTDPYEPVIKDGRLYARGSSDDKGPTMACYYALKIIKDLGLPVSKRVRFIVGTDEESGWGDMEYYFAHNGLKDPDFGFSPDAEFPIINGEKGNITEYLHFAGENNGAFTLNTFEAGLRDNMVPESATAVFTADSTLAELQEKLAAFTAAENLKAELVQEGDAFRATVIGKSAHGSTPELGLNAATYLAKFLDQFAFDGAAKVYLDVTANVLHKDFAGENLGVAYTDAKMGALSMNAGVFKFDRNSDDNTITLNFRYPQGTDSQTIKAELEKLNGVTKVTLSDHEHTPHYVPADDPLVSTLLSVYEKQTGLKGYEQVIGGGTFGRLLKRGVAFGAMFPDYVNTMHQANEFTDVEDLYRAAAIYAEALYELIK, from the coding sequence ATGACAGTAGACTTTAAAGCAGAAGTTGAAAAACGTAAAGATGCCATGATGGAAGACCTCTTTGCACTTTTGCGTATCAACTCTGAACGTGATGACAGCAAAGCTGACAAAGAACACCCATTTGGACCTGGTCCAGCAAAAGCTTTGGAACACTTTCTTGCAATGGCTGAACGCGATGGCTACAAAACTCGTAATATCGATAACTATGCTGGTGACTTTGAATTTGGTGAAGGTGACGAAGTACTTGGTATCTTTGCTCACTTGGACGTTGTGCCAGCAGGTAGCGGTTGGGATACAGATCCTTACGAACCAGTTATCAAAGACGGACGTCTTTATGCGCGTGGATCATCAGATGATAAAGGTCCTACAATGGCATGTTACTATGCCCTAAAAATCATCAAGGATCTTGGTCTTCCAGTATCTAAACGTGTTCGTTTCATCGTTGGTACTGACGAAGAATCAGGTTGGGGCGATATGGAATACTATTTCGCACATAACGGTTTGAAAGATCCTGATTTTGGATTCTCTCCAGATGCTGAATTCCCAATCATCAACGGTGAAAAAGGTAACATTACTGAATACCTTCACTTCGCAGGTGAAAATAACGGTGCTTTCACTTTGAATACTTTTGAAGCTGGTCTTCGTGACAACATGGTTCCAGAATCAGCAACAGCAGTATTTACAGCAGACAGCACTTTAGCTGAACTCCAAGAAAAACTTGCTGCTTTTACGGCTGCTGAAAATCTTAAAGCTGAGCTTGTTCAAGAAGGTGACGCTTTCCGCGCTACAGTAATCGGTAAATCAGCTCACGGTTCAACTCCAGAACTTGGTCTTAACGCAGCAACTTACCTTGCTAAATTCTTGGATCAATTTGCTTTTGATGGTGCAGCTAAAGTTTACCTTGATGTAACAGCTAACGTTCTTCACAAAGATTTCGCTGGTGAAAACCTTGGTGTTGCTTACACTGATGCGAAAATGGGTGCACTTAGCATGAACGCCGGTGTCTTCAAATTTGACCGCAACTCAGATGACAACACAATCACACTTAACTTCCGTTACCCACAAGGTACTGATTCTCAAACAATCAAAGCTGAACTTGAAAAACTTAACGGCGTAACTAAAGTGACTCTTTCAGATCACGAACACACACCTCACTACGTTCCAGCTGATGATCCATTGGTATCAACACTTCTTTCAGTTTACGAAAAACAAACTGGTTTGAAAGGTTACGAACAAGTTATCGGTGGTGGTACATTCGGTCGTCTTCTTAAACGCGGTGTTGCCTTCGGTGCTATGTTCCCAGATTACGTAAATACAATGCACCAAGCAAACGAATTCACAGATGTTGAAGATCTTTACCGTGCAGCTGCTATCTACGCTGAAGCACTTTACGAATTGATCAAATAA
- the deoD gene encoding purine-nucleoside phosphorylase, translating into MSIHIEAKQGEIADKILLPGDPLRAKFIAENFLEDAVCFNNVRGMLGFTGTYKGERVSVMGTGMGMPSISIYATELIQSYGVKKLIRVGTAGSLNKDVHVRELVLAQAAATTSSMIKNEWPQYDFPQIADFTLLDKAYHIAKDLGMTTHVGSVLSVDAFYSDFAENNVKLGQLGVKAVEMEAAALYYLAAKHGVQALGIMTISDSLVADEDTTAQERQTTFTDMMKVGLETLIAD; encoded by the coding sequence ATGTCAATCCATATCGAAGCCAAACAAGGCGAAATCGCAGATAAAATCTTACTTCCGGGAGACCCACTCCGTGCAAAATTCATTGCTGAAAACTTCCTAGAAGATGCTGTTTGCTTTAACAATGTCCGTGGCATGCTTGGTTTCACAGGTACTTACAAAGGTGAACGTGTCAGTGTTATGGGAACAGGTATGGGTATGCCATCAATTTCTATCTACGCGACTGAACTTATCCAATCATACGGCGTTAAAAAATTAATCCGTGTCGGAACAGCTGGCTCACTTAATAAAGACGTTCACGTTCGCGAACTTGTTTTGGCACAAGCAGCAGCAACAACATCAAGCATGATTAAAAATGAATGGCCACAATATGATTTTCCACAAATTGCTGATTTTACCTTGCTTGACAAAGCCTACCATATTGCTAAAGACCTTGGTATGACAACTCACGTTGGTAGCGTGTTATCTGTTGACGCTTTTTATTCAGATTTTGCTGAAAACAATGTCAAACTCGGGCAACTTGGTGTGAAAGCTGTTGAGATGGAAGCCGCTGCACTTTACTATCTCGCAGCAAAACACGGCGTTCAAGCACTCGGTATCATGACGATTTCTGATAGCCTTGTTGCTGACGAAGATACAACCGCTCAAGAACGCCAAACCACTTTCACAGACATGATGAAAGTTGGTCTTGAGACTCTTATTGCTGATTAA